In the genome of Lacerta agilis isolate rLacAgi1 chromosome 2, rLacAgi1.pri, whole genome shotgun sequence, one region contains:
- the LOC117041094 gene encoding sulfhydryl oxidase 1-like — translation MPRCLPRAGPGLPVCLVLLAATCLFSPPSQACGISRYGTHDPMVELQPDTLQSLFFSRSAWVVQFYARWSAASAAFAPTWRALAQDIKDWRPTLKLGVIDCGKMCNEKMCSDFEVTAYPTVKFLKPFSTYAGDSIKFEEIKDDPQSLREAIITFAERHLTSWWSPDAPLLAPLSTTEFVDSLQGKKVVLIFEGEDSFLGREVILDMAQYENIVVRRVLKSNVELVTRCKVTTFPSGFLYSSKGLCTPIPLANNSRSFYTDFLRTLPGVQREIIGTSKPPIAETKATPDSWEVADRTQLCMADLENAVLCSLHRIEVSLANFTEERLSALKQYVHILAKYFPERSAVHNYLLKLEVWQESSLSTNISQVEWIEALKAAKEGLNASFPETPDCVGCQGNIPGFESHLCSLRIIFHLLAVQEALKSDGANPSSEVFPAAREFMTNFYFYSPAAKRFASLPADFITEVKDQDEAIFQLWSTFTGAESKDDEIPRTFWPPQDLCPSCSEIVNEKIMWKKAAVLSFLKKHFSMDNIS, via the exons ATGCCGAGGTGTCTCCCCCGAGCCGGGCCAGGGCTGCCCGTTTGCCTGGTCCTCCTGGCCGCCACCTGCCTCTTCTCGCCGCCGTCGCAAGCCTGCGGCATCTCTCGCTACGGAACCCACGACCCCATGGTGGAGCTGCAGCCGGACACGCTGCAAAGCCTCTTCTTCTCTCGCAGCGCCTGGGTTGTCCAGTTTTACGCGCGCTGgtccgccgcctccgccgccttcGCCCCCACGTGGCGAGCGCTCGCCCAGGATATAAAGG ACTGGAGACCTACTTTGAAGCTGGGTGTGATAGATTGTGGCAAGATGTGCAACGAGAAAATGTGTTCAGACTTTGAAGTCACCGCATACCCAACTGTGAAG TTTTTAAAGCCATTCTCTACATATGCTGGCGATAGCATAAAGTTTGAAG AAATTAAAGATGACCCTCAAAGCCTGAGAGAAGCCATAATCACCTTTGCAGAGAGACATCTAACTAGTTGGTGGTCCCCTGATGCCCCACTGTTGGCTCCACTCAG TACAACAGAATTTGTTGACTCCCTTCAGGGAAAGAAGGTGGTCCTGATATTCGAGGGGGAGGACTCCTTTTTGGGCAGAGAG GTCATATTGGACATGGCCCAGTATGAAAACATTGTTGTGAGGAGAGTCTTGAAGAGCAATGTGGAGCTAGTGACTAGATGCAAGGTCACCACCTTCCCTTCTGGCTTCCTGTATTCAAGCAAAGGCCTTTGCACACCCATCCCTCT GGCAAACAATTCAAGATCCTTCTACACAGACTTCCTGCGGACACTACCTGGGGTCCAGAGAGAAATCATTGGTACTTCTAAGCCACCAATAGCAGAAACAAAGGCTACCCCTGACTCCTGGGAGGTAGCAGACAG GACACAGCTGTGCATGGCTGACCTGGAGAATGCTGTGCTTTGCAGCCTGCACAGAATTGAAGTAAGTTTAGCCAACTTCACTGAAGAGCGGCTCTCTGCATTGAAGCAGTATGTGCATATACTAGCGAAG TATTTTCCTGAGCGCTCTGCAGTCCACAACTACCTTCTCAAACTGGAAGTGTGGCAGGAGTCCAGCTTGTCAACAAATATTTCGCAGGTTGAATGGATAGAAGCTCTAAAGGCTGCAAAAGAG GGTCTGAATGCCAGCTTTCCAGAGACTCCAGACTGTGTGGGATGTCAAGGAAACATACCCGGGTTCGAAAGTCATTTATGCTCTCTCCGGATTATCTTCCACCTGCTGGCAGTGCAGGAAGCACTGAAAAGCGATGGGGCAAACC CATCATCGGAAGTCTTTCCTGCAGCAAGAGAATTCATGACAAACTTCTATTTTTACTCACCGGCTGCAAAGCGCTTTGCAAGCTTGCCAGCAGACTTCATCACCGAAGTGAAGGACCAAGATGAGGCCATTTTCCAGCTTTGGTCAACCTTTACAG GTGCTGAAAGCAAGGACGACGAAATTCCCAGGACGTTCTGGCCTCCCCAAGACTTGTGTCCATCATGCAGTGAAATTGTGAATGAGAAAATTATGTGGAAAAAGGCAGCTGTTTTGAGCTTCCtcaaaaaacatttctcaatggACAACATTTCCTAG
- the LOC117041095 gene encoding urotensin-2 receptor-like: protein MEGTVSSTVRVGTDKGNLLRSNPNISYNTTWDGASTEDFIATCTIGTILSIMCVIGVTGNIYTLVVMCHYLRYSASMYIYIINLALADLLYLLTIPFIVGTYFTRGWYFGEAGCRILFSLDFLTMHTSIFTLMVMSTERYLAVLKPLDTVKRSKSYRKGIAVIIWVVSLLLTLPMLIMIQLVREDKNICLPTWSKLSYKIYITILFCTSIVGPGVVIGYLYIRLARTYWVSQTTSLKETKRLPNQKVLYLIFTIVLVFWACFLPFWIWHLLSQYIDPLPVSHNATRNINYLTTCLTYSNSCINPFLYTLLTKNYKEYLRNRQRSFNSSSGYFQRRSRFQRISGRSWSTSSQHYTETFVLPPIPGGNSSP from the coding sequence ATGGAGGGCACAGTCTCCTCAACAGTGAGGGTGGGCACAGATAAGGGCAACCTACTCAGAAGCAACCCCAACATTTCCTACAATACAACCTGGGATGGGGCCTCCACAGAGGACTTCATAGCCACCTGCACCATTGGGACTATCCTCTCCATCATGTGCGTTATTGGAGTGACAGGCAACATCTACACCTTGGTGGTGATGTGCCACTATCTGAGATACTCTGCCTCTATGTACATCTACATCATCAACCTTGCCCTAGCAGACCTACTCTACCTTCTCACCATCCCTTTCATTGTTGGGACATATTTCACCCGGGGATGGTACTTTGGAGAAGCTGGGTGCCGGATCCTTTTCAGCTTGGATTTCCTCACCATGCACACCAGTATTTTCACCTTGATGGTGATGAGCACAGAGAGATACCTGGCAGTGCTGAAGCCCCTGGACACCGTGAAAAGGTCCAAGAGCTACCGGAAAGGCATTGCCGTCATCATATGggttgtgtctctgctcctcacCCTTCCGATGCTCATCATGATCCAGCTGGTAAGAGAGGACAAGAACATCTGTCTCCCTACCTGGAGCAAATTATCCTACAAGATCTACATCACCATCCTCTTCTGTACCAGCATTGTGGGTCCCGGGGTTGTCATCGGGTACCTTTACATCCGGCTGGCAAGGACTTACTGGGTGTCCCAAACGACTTCTTTGAAAGAGACCAAGAGGCTGCCCAACCAAAAAGTGCTATACTTGATCTTCACTATCGTGCTGGTCTTCTGGGCCTGCTTCCTGCCTTTCTGGATATGGCACCTCCTCTCCCAATACATCGACCCCCTCCCAGTGTCTCACAACGCCACCAGGAACATCAACTACCTGACCACGTGCCTGACTTACAGCAACAGCTGCATCAACCCTTTCCTGTACACCTTGCTGACCAAAAACTACAAAGAGTACTTGAGGAACAGGCAGCGATCCTTTAACAGCAGCAGCGGCTACTTCCAGAGGAGAAGCAGGTTCCAGAGGATCTCTGGGAGATCATGGTCCACAAGCAGCCAGCACTACACAGAGACCTTTGTGCTCCCTCCCATTCCTGGGGGAAACAGCAGTCCCTGA